The following nucleotide sequence is from Triplophysa rosa unplaced genomic scaffold, Trosa_1v2 scaffold78_ERROPOS2324277+, whole genome shotgun sequence.
acacgcattttagtctgttcacatgcatttctcatgctgataaataagttatagcttattgaaatggtgaacttctattttacttagttttagtctattttgcgagtgaaacttgttttccggctgtattgagtccataaaactagatgcggacttgtggacgccgaatcctgttatttacacatgtcatctgtctgttctgcgtgaatgaactgcacagtttaacatgctacacgcatgatgctcatgaatttgtctgcgtctgcgttgaatgaggacatgaacttcacctccacaGTTGCTCtaggagtttatttcacgaacatgttattgtttgagtgaagaaacggacatactaaaaaataagtgtcttccgacaacctgccaaaataaaagtcataggctatatattacaaacattcaaaaaagttgggacactgtacaaattgtgaataaaaaaggaatgcaataatttacgaatctcataaacttatattttattcacaatagaatatagataacatatcaaatgttgaaagtgagacattttgaaatgtcatgccaaatattggctcattttggatttcatgagagctacacattccaaaaaagttgggacaggtagcaataagaggccggaaaagttaaatgtacatataaggaacagctggaggaccaatttgcaacttattaggtcaattggcaacatgattgggtataaaaagagcctctcagagtggcagtgtctctcagaagtcaagatgggcagaggatcaccaattcccccaatgctgcggcgaaaaatagtggagcaatatcagaaaggagtttctcagagaaaaattgcaaagagtttgaagttatcatcatctacagtgcataatatcatccaaagattcagagaatctggaacaatctctgtgcgtaagggtcaaggccggaaaaccatactggatgcccgtgatcttcgggcccttagacggcactgcatcacatacaggaatgctactgtaatggaaatcacaacatgggctcaggaatacttccagaaaacattgtcggtgaacacaatccaccgtgccattcgccgttgccggctaaaactctataggtcaaaaaagaagccatatctaaacatgatccagaagcgcaggcgttttctctgggccaaggctcatttaaaatggactgtggcaaagtggaaaactgttctgtggtcagacgaatcaaaatttgaagttctttttggaaaactgggacgccatgtcatccggactaaagaggacaaggacaacccaagttgttatcagcgctcagttcagaagcctgcatctctgatggtatggggttgcatgagtgcgtgtggcatgggcagcttacacatctggaaaggcaccatcaatgctgaaaggtatatccaagttctagaacaacatatgctcccatccagacgtcgtctctttcagggaagaccttgcattttccaacatgacaatgccagaccacatactgcatcaattacaacatcatggctgcgtagaagaaggatccgggtactgaaatggccagcctgcagtccagatctttcacccatagaaaacatttggcgcatcataaagaggaagatgcgacaaagaagacctaagacagtcgagcaactagaagcctgtattagacaagaatgggacaacattcctattcctaaacttgagcaacttgtctcctcagtccccagacgtttgcagactgttataaaaagaagaggggatgccacacagtggtaaacatggccttgtcccaacttttttgagatgtgttgatgccatgaaatttaaaatcaactttttttcccttaaaatgatacattctctcagtttaaacatttgatatgtcatctatgttgtattctgaataaaatattgaaatttgaaacttccacatcattgcattctgtttttattcacaatttgtacagtgtcccaacttttttggaatcgggtttgtactatttaatagtaaaaaaagaaactaaaactaatttatataaactaaatgcatcatgcataagctgaagttagttgtttacctttgaaattattatttcaatttttattcatgtttattatttatatatttgtattatattgcattttgaatgtaatatggcaatggaatgtactaaatgggtttagttttcacagacattaatgtatgcaatttcagcaataaaaactttaattgttctaaaaagcaaacaaattagttgttttactcattttaagagacctgtcttattttctcttgtactgtatatttagcttttcgataaaagaaaaatgacttattatccgaataccctattaatcgatggaaaaatcagtagaatactcgattagtaaaagaatcgatagctgcagccctagtagCTAGTGAGCAATGTCATCATATGATCGTACTTCAGCAGTGAATACATGTCCAGCAGGTTGTTCTGAATGGGGGTTCCGGTGACAGCCCAGCGGGATCTGGCCTGCAGCTTACACACCGCCATGGACGTCTGGACTTTagggtttttaatgttgtggGCCTCATCAAGAATCACGCGTGCCCATGCAACTCGCAAAAGGGGAGGCATTTCTGAAgtctacaacaacaacaaaaatatacatcTAGTAAAACGTGTTGGTTAAATAAATCTATCTATCACAAGTATCCAAAGTAAACATTTCATACCACACGATCAGAATCCTGAGAAGGCTTTTCTGCGTTTTCCTTCTGAACGGGGATCTCCTTTGAGGCCAGACTGTACGTGGTGATCACCACATCATGCTCAGCAAGGCTGGTGGAGAGACAGATAAGCTATCTATTATAGCAACTGAAAGTATGTATATGCAAGCTTCTAAAACCACACCCAAAAACTGACATCTGTCATTTTCGAGCGTGACATCCCCAAAGATGTACGTTTTTGTCTACAGAAGGGAAACTCCAATCTGAAGAAGAGTATTTACGATTTACAGTATTGGGTGTACTATTCCTTATAGCACTGCCGTAAGGGTGGAGTCCCACAATATGAGTGCTGTCATAAGCTCCATTTATGAATCAAAACCAACCGCAATTAAGATTCTAAACGACCAAAGATATCACACAAATATATCTGGTGTGTCAGTAAGTGTGCACCCTACACGCTAGCACTCCTCTGTCGGTTGGGGCCATGGTACAAGTACACACTGAGTCGATTGCTCTTCACACGCTTGTCAATCTCTATCTTCCAGTGATGCACCAGAGAAGCAGGACAGATGATCAATGTCCCCTGAGAGGCCACAAGGGTTGAATCTGAGGACGACAAGTCATTATTTACCATCTGCACATACACTTGGAGTTTGTGTGGGCAATGATTCAGGGATAAGTACCATTTTTAGAGATCCATTCCTCTAATTTTTCATCTTTCTTCTTCTGAGACAGAATGAGAGCGATCATAGTGAGGGTCTTGCCCAGGCCCATGTCATCAGCttaagacaaaaaaatgttggtgacAGACCACTCCAAAATGTACTGAAATGGTTGAAACTTAGCTTTCAAAGCATTGTGAATAATGTCACATTACAGATTTCCAGATACTTTATTGTGGTTGATTAAATTGAGAATTACCCAGAATTCCTCCACGCGGCTtctgtgtctctctccacaGCAGCCAGGCCAGAGCTCTCCTCTGATGGGGCATCAGTTCCACCTAGCGAGGTAAAATCATCCTGCTACTGTCACTACACGTGCACATCACATATATCCTGCACTACACAGGATGGGATAAATACAGAATAATGCTGTACATGTACACTTGCCTTGATTCCTTTGGGATCCTGTGCCTCCGTGTCCTCTGAGGGACAGGACTCCAGCGAGTTGTGCAGATGGTCGATAGCCTCAGTGGTGGCATTGCGGACAGCTAGCAGTCTGTTCTCAGTCATCCGGCCTCCGTAGAAGGCCTGGTCCTGAACATTCACTGCACACACGGCCAGCCAAACCATCATTTAATACATTTGCAAATGAAATGGCATGGAAAATCAATTGGGAGAGGAATATAATTGAAACCCATACCTCCAAACACCTGTGAGTAGGTCTGGCTCATGTTCAGGCCCAGCGAGCTGCCTGAGGTCTCCAGGGCTGCAGCTATGGGCAAGAAGTTGGTGCCTCCAGGTCGGCTAAATGGATTGGACTGGATGGGTGTGGGTTTCTGTTCTGCCTTGGGTTTGTCTTTATCTTGAGACTCTATAATTAAATAACGAGGATTTCTTCACATATTATGAAGCAACTAAGAGTAACTGTTAGGCCTGTTTCACACTGCTTGCATAAGCTCCATTCACCTGTATTAACACTGACAGCAGTACAGAGATAATGCAGAGTGAAAATGTGTTGGTTGGCCAATTGTGGTTGATATTAAAAGTATGCAGTGTTGATATTAACACCATCTTctgcaaaaatataattttacaaaaaaacataaaatatgaaagtaattaattaaaaaGAATTGCATATGCACACCAGCAGTGGTTTCTATTGGGTAAATCTTACTAAAACTGGCTGATTAagcatttaaagcaacactttgttgTTTGGGTCCCAAATATATGAATTTTGGAATGCTATTGTAGTTCCTCCACTACAGTGAAAACacttctttatttatatttttccacCTTTTAGAATATactaaactcatcaaaactagaGTAGCTCAAttgtaactgtgggaattatgttacaaataaaagcatctaaaaaaatgttatattatagaGCTTTTTCTATTCAGGGCTCATATTGGCTGTTTTTCCTTCATTATCTGGTCCAAGTCATCAATTTCCCAAAAAAATTAAGACATTTTTGTTTgctaattaaataaattgttgtCGGCACAATTTTGtctacaaaaataatttagcagatttaagcatacaccttgAGATTAAGAGATTAAAAGATTATtagaaattaatatgaacaattattagaaacatttcagtcaagcatTTCCAATCTTTTAACCGGTACTGTATTAAAATTCACCAATAACCAAGTCTTTATTATTTCTCACTACAGTCGTCAcaatattttcagattttcactacacagTTATCACAGCCCAAAGAATTATGAATACAATCACGATATCTACcgaatttaatgtttttttaacaggaATAAATTAATTATGCTATCAGTTCaattaatctttaattttgttcattttgtgttttctcaacAATACAATTAAGTGTAGCCAGGCAGAGAGAGAGTCTGTAACCATTGTTTCTCTTAAAGCAAATCATTTAACAGGTGGTAAATTATTTACGATTATATTACATTAAgctgtatttattttagtatgAAATCTCTATGCACATCTATTGTACCACTTATGGGAGCTGTGTGAAACCTGCcttaaagaaataaagtcagTCTCACCAGACAGAGAAGCTGTGGTCAGACTAAGAGACTCCAACGCATCTTCAAGCTCCTTCACCTGACTTTTCAATCGCTCTCCATTATCTGGCAGAGCAGATACATTCACCACTGATAGAGTAGCCTAAGaaacacatgaaaaatacagagattAAAAAAGCTTTCATAACCATCTTGATATACTTGTTGAATTTGATAAGAATGCGATAAAGAAAGAGTAACCTTCTTCTGCTTGAGCTGGGCTGTCAGATGACTGTGAATGGCGACTGGGTCCTCAGATTGACCTTTGACTTTAGAAGCAGGCTGGAACCCGGTGTAAGAGGTGAGTGTTTTCTGAACAGGTGCAGGTGGAGTCTGAGCACTCTGCTGGGGGGCAGGATGTACAGACACAACTTGAACATCATCATCACTCCACTCACCGAACTGAGAGCTCACGACACCCTTGTGGCCATTCTCCTGACTGTGGTTTGGTTCTGTCTTCTGACCATTATATGTCGGTTTTTCAGAAGCTGGTAAATCTTGTAGAGAAGAGCTTGGGGTTGGTTTGCTCTTGCTTTGAGTTTTATCTGAGCTTTGCTTATTTGGAATGACATCGTCCTCTGCTTCATTCTCTACTGCAGTTTTCTTATCAAGTCCACATGAGCTCTTTGAAGCACTTTGAGAAGAGCTGCCTGTTGCTGGAGACTTCTGCCCCTGCTGGTCTTTGAGGCTACAAGATTCACTCGCTTTTTCCGCCAGCTTTTGAACACTTGTACTTTCCTCCACAGCGTTTGGACTTTCAGGGCACTTTGTGTCCTCCGCCGGTTCCCTGTGTCTCTCATCATCAGACACTCTCTTCCTTATCTTCATCCCAGCAGGGAGTTTCTTGTTCCTCCAGGAATCTGAAACTGCACTGTTTCCTCCCTCACCATTCAATCCACCTTGACCCTCAATCCTTCTTTCTGTCTCAGTTGTTTTGGCATTTCCTCCCTCATTTTCAGTCTTTTCATCATCTTCAATGTTCACGTACGTATTGTCTCGTTTGACCTCTTCTTTATGCAGTTCCTTATCTGGATCTGCCCTACATCGGGTTTTGTCCTGTTTGTTGGCGTGTTTGAAAGGGTTTCTGACTGGAGGGAGGATGGAGGGTTGGTTTTTGTCTGATAAATCAGTTCTTCTCTCAGGACCTTTCTGGATGTGTTATTAACACAAAGATGCTCAAGACTTATTTTattctaaatgtaaatatgctaaacttttattttatgtaatatattacCAAATAAAATTTGTGTACCTCTTTCCATGGAACACACCCGCACCACTTCTGTCCCTGTGTTTTTCCCACTGTGCAGCGATAAAACAACCTGAAtatgaaatgagtacaaaacagcacaaCATTCAGTAATCGCAGCCAATTCTAACATACATGTAACTTGAAAACGTTTTACTTGTTCTGGTAATATTTACTTGTGTTTGTCCTGTTTGTCATTGTACATCACTGTTTGTAATTCAACCATGGAGTCCTCATGCTGAAGGCAGTGAGATGGGGGAATTCTactcagacaaaaaaaactgcttattttcaaacaaatgtGTCAATAAAACACGTGACATTGTCTGATCGAACATAGCATGCATGTCTCTGTATACTCACTCAGCAGGCAGTGCGAAGTTGCAGGGTGTTGAATCACGGACAGTACAAACATAAAAGCTCTTGCCTTTACTCGGCCCGTCCTTTACACCAGTCTTCAACAGGCATGCGCTGCCTGCGTAACACAACTTGTCATTTTTCCATTCAGTCATCAGGCACTGCAATACACTACAAGGACTTTCAAATCTAGACTTGTAGGACAAATCATTTCAAACTCGTTGTGCTCTGCAGTACAGTACTTACCGTGAATTTCACAAAGAATTCTTTCCATGTTTATTTGGCAGCTTCCAACGTCCACTGCTAATCACCGGCTTCAGTTTCGCTATGACACACCCGCCGTTGTCGCAGTTTTGATGACGTCATGGACgttttgcaaaaaaagcaagctttttaaatcatatttaagaTGTGAATTTCCCCTGCTTATGTTCATACTTAAATATTCCTAagtagaaataaataataaagtcaaatatatatatatatatatatatatatatattgtacataatgcttttatttgtttgttattaaaaaaagacaaaaaaagactGGTACTCATTGGTTAACAAAATGTTCTTCGACGAAATACCATAGCAACCTTGAATTTGCCACCACTGCCATAAAAGAAACCGACATGACAGAAAGTACAGATAACAAAACTACAACGacctttttttactttgaatATAACAACAAAACTGTGCTATATAAGGTATTTTGGCAGAAACTACTATGTTCAGAAAGGAGTATGCAGCCTTAACATTTTATCAACAAATTATAAAACCGTAAGTCTTTTTTTCCAGCAGGTGGAGCCATGGGTAAACAAATGGAGCGGTGTATAATTGTTGTTtccaaaaagaggaaaaacaatGAAGCTTTTCAATGTGCGTAGCCTATAGTAATAGGtattcaaaatataaacatCAAACATACAATAGATAATGCATTTGATTTacatgttttatgtgagaaactTTTGTTGTGTAAATTATTGTTGCTTACCGGTCTCCAGTAATGCCATCATTCAGTCATAGGTTCGTTATGACACAGTATAGGTTCAATGTTACTGCTATTATTTGTGGGTCTTCTCTAAATAGGATTTATAAGTTCAGAGCATGACTTATTTGCAACGTATTGGAGTCTAAACACATCACAGTTTTTGACAAACATGCTGACAATGCAAATGAAGTATTTTCTGAGCTTACACTTCATGTTTTCAGGCAGGTAGCTGTAGCTAACATTTCTGCCTGCTctctaaagaaaaaaaatgttgaattacatGAAATGCCATCTGGAGCAGCAATATTTCATGTCGTCAATAAATGACACAAGGAGGAAAGCGTATCATCTGAAAAGGGATTCAAATTGTCCATGAAATTTTTGAAGTTTCTGTACATGACTCATACAAGTGTGTTTGCATTATTAAAAAACTTCGTCTATTCATCCAACTTTTGCATGGATGCACATATAGTCAAAAACAATTTGATGAATGCACATGACACATGTAGAACTTCTTCATATTTATatagacatgcaaaaatgtcaaggccacacactacatgttacacatgacaagATAATATTTCGGGGGGGGGTAATATTGGCGCAGGATCTGTTTTGCCCAACTGCCAAGATTCTTCCAacaaagtgtttgtgtgtgtgtgtgtgtgtggggggggggggtgttcatgtttttatatcccggtggggacctataCCTGAATGCACACCCACACATGGGGAAtctgtcactgtggggaccaaaattgaggtcctcgtgggcacaaaagcttataaattgtacagaacagtatatatttttatttaaaaatgcaaaaagttttctatgatctttaggtttaggggttgggttaggggataaaatatacagtttgtacagtataaaaagcattacgcctatggactgtccccacggagataataaaccagacgtgtgtgtgtgtgtgtgtgttcatgtttgtatatcccggtggggacctaaacctgaatgcacactgtgggaatattttttagataaaagtatgatttaaatatcaatataatcaataagtgttttctttcatttgtttcattaagctgtgtgttttggtcatgtgctttctatttcactcagtggaaagttactggggcaaacaaagaaaacagagaaagttgggggttggagtcgtaaattatctagataaacacacacacatataaagagtcacaaagaaaaataaatgttatgaatcaatccactgcatatgttctaagtataatcatgagttgtgatgtgttttaatgaatcataggattaagaaacaacgctacataattaaaagtattagatgattaagtgttttctttttactaaaagaatgttaagaatgttggtatgttgtccggccacagggaactgtttctaggagaccgctccccaaaaagaaactgtcctggagaacattcctcaggactggcgattgaccacaggatatacgttttgaaatgttattttacaggaactaagaaaaaggacttcacggtgattggtggaaaggaagcaaaaagcagaggaggagtcagaagatagaacgacgtcacatactttataaataggagtgttttgaatattttggtgttgttggtttttcggaggtcgtctgacaacccaaagctttgttacagcttttcacatctgataataaaacctcatattacttttgagcaaattgtctcttcaaatttctgaacatgcaggactgcctttaaagtccaacatcactcactcatttacttaaacaggcagtgattgccatgtagaattacatcatgaagatccacaagctttttaatgtattactaaactgatttaaaaaaagatctgaaacagtgtggcattgcagaaggtggtgtctttttaattggtgataaagctcacaccataatgagaatttacacgacataagaatataccagaatgcacttttatcaaacaaatattacaatatcacagaaaaaccaaaatatagtaaccttaacattatgggcaagcatttcaaaaatattcctttgcaatactttgcatattatcatttggctgccaactgccaacaaaacattttaattccctttcaaggatatgacacagacagaccaccaccattaagctaaatcagcactgaaagttgacattacttttaatggccttctacaacactcttttaaatgacactgacacagtgaaactgtttatagcttgcgactttcatactgctaagttaacagcctaaattacaaactttaccatgtctgtttcaacttcagcacgccagccataatatactctacatacattaagacaagaaacatttcatacatagtgaataaacttaattcttcttgttaacttaactgtgacctcttctctcgCGGCGGGAAACAGACAGTCCTCCGACTGCACGCGTAGAGTCCGTTGGAGCACAcgcgaacaacaacaacactacttcttcttcttctgtaattgtgttggtggttgaaattcaagttgagtgtattaccgccaccttcagtttgggtggagaagtacttgtttgaggtgcgctgttgaaatgcgtccatatgggaacaactgtgtacagaaatggttcCGAAAAAAAGTTGCCGGCAAAGCGGTGGGGGGGCCGGGGGGTTgccaaagattaatttatggtgGCCTTAGCCACCATTGGTCACCCCCTGGCTCCGCCCCTGAACGTCCCTAAACAGCGataaaggaaaaccaaatttctgtcaaattttacttctaataaacacatgctgctgtcaaaagaacgagctcttggtctgcggataaagtgaatatcatgttaagcgttctcaccatagaagtccattataagagaaaacagcttaacgtgacaaatttctgtcattttagttgtaattaatacttcaaaagccaccgtgcattg
It contains:
- the ttf2 gene encoding transcription termination factor 2 isoform X3 — its product is MVELQTVMYNDKQDKHKLFYRCTVGKTQGQKWCGCVPWKEKGPERRTDLSDKNQPSILPPVRNPFKHANKQDKTRCRADPDKELHKEEVKRDNTYVNIEDDEKTENEGGNAKTTETERRIEGQGGLNGEGGNSAVSDSWRNKKLPAGMKIRKRVSDDERHREPAEDTKCPESPNAVEESTSVQKLAEKASESCSLKDQQGQKSPATGSSSQSASKSSCGLDKKTAVENEAEDDVIPNKQSSDKTQSKSKPTPSSSLQDLPASEKPTYNGQKTEPNHSQENGHKGVVSSQFGEWSDDDVQVVSVHPAPQQSAQTPPAPVQKTLTSYTGFQPASKVKGQSEDPVAIHSHLTAQLKQKKATLSVVNVSALPDNGERLKSQVKELEDALESLSLTTASLSESQDKDKPKAEQKPTPIQSNPFSRPGGTNFLPIAAALETSGSSLGLNMSQTYSQVFGVNVQDQAFYGGRMTENRLLAVRNATTEAIDHLHNSLESCPSEDTEAQDPKGIKVELMPHQRRALAWLLWRETQKPRGGILADDMGLGKTLTMIALILSQKKKDEKLEEWISKNDSTLVASQGTLIICPASLVHHWKIEIDKRVKSNRLSVYLYHGPNRQRSASVLAEHDVVITTYSLASKEIPVQKENAEKPSQDSDRVTSEMPPLLRVAWARVILDEAHNIKNPKVQTSMAVCKLQARSRWAVTGTPIQNNLLDMYSLLKFLRCSPFDEYKLWKAQVDNGSKRGGERLNILTRTLLLRRTKNQLDSTGKPLVCLPDRTCEIHRLKLSEDDQAVYDVVFAQSRSTLQNYLKRHEGGEIKKGEHCNPFEKVAREFGMSQQGTLSSSQQPQASSTIHILSLLLRLRQCCCHLSLLKKTLDQSEMQGDGVALSLEEQLCALSLSEPADSDQKDMVSLNGSRFRSEVFQESCESTKISAILTELRVIRKKDQKSVIVSQWTSMLHIVAGHLKKMGLKFAVIDGTVNPKRRMDLVEEFNTNPKGPQVMLVSLCAGGVGLNLIGGNHLFLMDMHWNPALEDQACDRIYRVGQHRDVTIHRFVCEGTVEDKISSLQEKKKELAQKVLSGKGSSFIKLSLADLRVIFGV
- the ttf2 gene encoding transcription termination factor 2 isoform X2, encoding MERILCEIHGSACLLKTGVKDGPSKGKSFYVCTVRDSTPCNFALPAEIPPSHCLQHEDSMVELQTVMYNDKQDKHKLFYRCTVGKTQGQKWCGCVPWKEKGPERRTDLSDKNQPSILPPVRNPFKHANKQDKTRCRADPDKELHKEEVKRDNTYVNIEDDEKTENEGGNAKTTETERRIEGQGGLNGEGGNSAVSDSWRNKKLPAGMKIRKRVSDDERHREPAEDTKCPESPNAVEESTSVQKLAEKASESCSLKDQQGQKSPATGSSSQSASKSSCGLDKKTAVENEAEDDVIPNKQSSDKTQSKSKPTPSSSLQDLPASEKPTYNGQKTEPNHSQENGHKGVVSSQFGEWSDDDVQVVSVHPAPQQSAQTPPAPVQKTLTSYTGFQPASKVKGQSEDPVAIHSHLTAQLKQKKATLSVVNVSALPDNGERLKSQVKELEDALESLSLTTASLSESQDKDKPKAEQKPTPIQSNPFSRPGGTNFLPIAAALETSGSSLGLNMSQTYSQVFGVNVQDQAFYGGRMTENRLLAVRNATTEAIDHLHNSLESCPSEDTEAQDPKGIKVELMPHQRRALAWLLWRETQKPRGGILADDMGLGKTLTMIALILSQKKKDEKLEEWISKNDSTLVASQGTLIICPASLVHHWKIEIDKRVKSNRLSVYLYHGPNRQRSASVLAEHDVVITTYSLASKEIPVQKENAEKPSQDSDRVTSEMPPLLRVAWARVILDEAHNIKNPKVQTSMAVCKLQARSRWAVTGTPIQNNLLDMYSLLKFLRCSPFDEYKLWKAQVDNGSKRGGERLNILTRTLLLRRTKNQLDSTGKPLVCLPDRTCEIHRLKLSEDDQAVYDVVFAQSRSTLQNYLKRHEGGEIKKGEHCNPFEKVAREFGMSQQGTLSSSQQPQASSTIHILSLLLRLRQCCCHLSLLKKTLDQSEMQGDGVALSLEEQLCALSLSEPADSDQKDMVSLNGSRFRSEVFQESCESTKISAILTELRVIRKKDQKSVIVSQWTSMLHIVAGHLKKMGLKFAVIDGTVNPKRRMDLVEEFNTNPKGPQVMLVSLCAGGVGLNLIGGNHLFLMDMHWNPALEDQACDRIYRVGQHRDVTIHRFVCEGTVEDKISSLQEKKKELAQKVLSGKGSSFIKLSLADLRVIFGV
- the ttf2 gene encoding transcription termination factor 2 isoform X1, yielding MTEWKNDKLCYAGSACLLKTGVKDGPSKGKSFYVCTVRDSTPCNFALPAEIPPSHCLQHEDSMVELQTVMYNDKQDKHKLFYRCTVGKTQGQKWCGCVPWKEKGPERRTDLSDKNQPSILPPVRNPFKHANKQDKTRCRADPDKELHKEEVKRDNTYVNIEDDEKTENEGGNAKTTETERRIEGQGGLNGEGGNSAVSDSWRNKKLPAGMKIRKRVSDDERHREPAEDTKCPESPNAVEESTSVQKLAEKASESCSLKDQQGQKSPATGSSSQSASKSSCGLDKKTAVENEAEDDVIPNKQSSDKTQSKSKPTPSSSLQDLPASEKPTYNGQKTEPNHSQENGHKGVVSSQFGEWSDDDVQVVSVHPAPQQSAQTPPAPVQKTLTSYTGFQPASKVKGQSEDPVAIHSHLTAQLKQKKATLSVVNVSALPDNGERLKSQVKELEDALESLSLTTASLSESQDKDKPKAEQKPTPIQSNPFSRPGGTNFLPIAAALETSGSSLGLNMSQTYSQVFGVNVQDQAFYGGRMTENRLLAVRNATTEAIDHLHNSLESCPSEDTEAQDPKGIKVELMPHQRRALAWLLWRETQKPRGGILADDMGLGKTLTMIALILSQKKKDEKLEEWISKNDSTLVASQGTLIICPASLVHHWKIEIDKRVKSNRLSVYLYHGPNRQRSASVLAEHDVVITTYSLASKEIPVQKENAEKPSQDSDRVTSEMPPLLRVAWARVILDEAHNIKNPKVQTSMAVCKLQARSRWAVTGTPIQNNLLDMYSLLKFLRCSPFDEYKLWKAQVDNGSKRGGERLNILTRTLLLRRTKNQLDSTGKPLVCLPDRTCEIHRLKLSEDDQAVYDVVFAQSRSTLQNYLKRHEGGEIKKGEHCNPFEKVAREFGMSQQGTLSSSQQPQASSTIHILSLLLRLRQCCCHLSLLKKTLDQSEMQGDGVALSLEEQLCALSLSEPADSDQKDMVSLNGSRFRSEVFQESCESTKISAILTELRVIRKKDQKSVIVSQWTSMLHIVAGHLKKMGLKFAVIDGTVNPKRRMDLVEEFNTNPKGPQVMLVSLCAGGVGLNLIGGNHLFLMDMHWNPALEDQACDRIYRVGQHRDVTIHRFVCEGTVEDKISSLQEKKKELAQKVLSGKGSSFIKLSLADLRVIFGV
- the ttf2 gene encoding transcription termination factor 2 isoform X4, translated to MTEWKNDKLCYAGSACLLKTGVKDGPSKGKSFYVCTVRDSTPCNFALPAEIPPSHCLQHEDSMVELQTVMYNDKQDKHKLFYRCTVGKTQGQKWCGCVPWKEKGPERRTDLSDKNQPSILPPVRNPFKHANKQDKTRCRADPDKELHKEEVKRDNTYVNIEDDEKTENEGGNAKTTETERRIEGQGGLNGEGGNSAVSDSWRNKKLPAGMKIRKRVSDDERHREPAEDTKCPESPNAVEESTSVQKLAEKASESCSLKDQQGQKSPATGSSSQSASKSSCGLDKKTAVENEAEDDVIPNKQSSDKTQSKSKPTPSSSLQDLPASEKPTYNGQKTEPNHSQENGHKGVVSSQFGEWSDDDVQVVSVHPAPQQSAQTPPAPVQKTLTSYTGFQPASKVKGQSEDPVAIHSHLTAQLKQKKATLSVVNVSALPDNGERLKSQVKELEDALESLSLTTASLSESQDKDKPKAEQKPTPIQSNPFSRPGGTNFLPIAAALETSGSSLGLNMSQTYSQVFGVNVQDQAFYGGRMTENRLLAVRNATTEAIDHLHNSLESCPSEDTEAQDPKGIKVELMPHQRRALAWLLWRETQKPRGGILADDMGLGKTLTMIALILSQKKKDEKLEEWISKNDSTLVASQGTLIICPASLVHHWKIEIDKRVKSNRLSVYLYHGPNRQRSASVLAEHDVVITTYSLASKEIPVQKENAEKPSQDSDRVTSEMPPLLRVAWARVILDEAHNIKNPKVQTSMAVCKLQARSRWAVTGTPIQNNLLDMYSLLKFLRCSPFDEYKLWKAQVDNGSKRGGERLNILTRTLLLRRTKNQLDSTGKPLVCLPDRTCEIHRLKLSEDDQAVYDVVFAQSRSTLQNYLKRHEGGEIKKGEHCNPFEKVAREFGMSQQGTLSSSQQPQASSTIHILSLLLRLRQCCCHLSLLKKFSLGDLFD